Proteins from a single region of Dysosmobacter acutus:
- the apgM gene encoding 2,3-bisphosphoglycerate-independent phosphoglycerate mutase → MKYILVIGDGMADDPVAELGGKTPLETAKKPTIDRLAAQGQVGHVINCPEPLPAGSETAILSIFGCDPLRYFTGRSPMEAAASGIELRPGDVAYRCNLIALSDGEGALEQRRILSHSAGSIEGADALRVMDILEGDAAFRKLEEKAGMVIHRFPAFRQIAVQHGADVKGLRLIPPHDHLGEAAGPLLPSGNQNAKMLLEIEELAHRILDSHPFNEERRREGRLPANGIWFWAEGTAVELPGFQEAYGHWGGVISAVPLCHGIGVLRGLRQIEVEGATGELDTNFEGKMQAAYDFLHTEADFVCIHVEAPDECTHNGDLKGKLQAIEWLDSRLLTPLLNRLDGESMDYRMLLLSDHKTLTATRGHAGGPVPFLLYQSGVDSGRGGVYDENAGLAGRCVSAGCELLEYLFGRRQL, encoded by the coding sequence ATGAAATATATTTTAGTCATTGGAGACGGCATGGCCGACGACCCGGTGGCGGAGTTAGGCGGAAAAACGCCGCTGGAAACAGCGAAAAAGCCCACCATCGACCGTCTGGCGGCCCAGGGACAGGTGGGTCATGTGATCAACTGCCCGGAGCCTCTGCCCGCTGGAAGCGAGACTGCAATCCTGTCAATTTTTGGATGCGACCCCCTGCGCTATTTCACCGGCCGCTCCCCCATGGAGGCCGCGGCCTCCGGCATTGAACTGCGTCCGGGCGACGTGGCGTACCGCTGCAACCTCATCGCCCTGAGCGACGGAGAGGGAGCGCTGGAGCAGCGGCGCATTCTCTCCCACAGCGCGGGAAGCATCGAGGGCGCTGACGCCCTCCGGGTTATGGATATTTTGGAGGGCGATGCGGCCTTCCGCAAATTGGAAGAGAAGGCGGGCATGGTGATTCACCGCTTCCCGGCCTTTCGCCAGATCGCCGTGCAGCATGGCGCGGACGTGAAGGGCCTCCGCCTGATCCCGCCCCACGACCACCTTGGTGAGGCGGCGGGGCCGCTGCTTCCCTCCGGGAACCAAAACGCCAAAATGCTTTTGGAGATAGAGGAGCTGGCTCACCGGATTTTGGACAGCCATCCCTTCAACGAAGAGCGGCGCAGGGAGGGCAGGCTGCCCGCCAACGGCATCTGGTTCTGGGCGGAGGGAACGGCGGTGGAGCTGCCGGGTTTTCAGGAGGCCTACGGCCACTGGGGCGGCGTCATCAGCGCCGTGCCGCTGTGCCACGGCATCGGCGTTCTGCGTGGCCTGCGGCAGATCGAGGTGGAGGGCGCCACGGGGGAGCTTGACACCAATTTTGAGGGAAAGATGCAGGCGGCCTATGATTTTCTCCACACGGAGGCGGATTTTGTCTGCATCCACGTGGAGGCGCCGGACGAATGCACCCACAACGGGGACCTGAAGGGGAAGCTCCAGGCCATCGAGTGGCTGGATTCCCGGCTGCTGACCCCCTTGCTGAACCGGCTGGACGGAGAGTCCATGGACTACCGCATGCTGCTGCTCAGCGACCACAAAACGCTGACCGCCACCCGGGGCCACGCCGGAGGACCTGTGCCGTTCCTGCTCTACCAAAGCGGCGTGGACAGCGGCCGGGGCGGCGTTTACGATGAAAATGCCGGCCTGGCGGGCCGGTGCGTGAGCGCGGGCTGTGAGCTGCTGGAGTATCTTTTTGGACGCAGGCAGCTGTAG
- a CDS encoding Mini-ribonuclease 3, translating into MDNYFHVILHPDDIRAISSVGLAHLGDAVYELLVRTWLCAHGKATGKGLHRATIELVCAPAQAQRAERILPRLTEEEEGVFRRGRNAQVHSIPQHASRSQYAEATALEALLGYLYLQGRQERINQLFLWMMEE; encoded by the coding sequence ATGGATAATTATTTTCACGTGATCTTGCACCCGGACGACATCCGGGCCATCAGCAGCGTCGGCCTTGCCCACTTGGGCGACGCGGTGTACGAGCTGTTGGTGCGGACGTGGCTGTGCGCCCATGGCAAGGCAACCGGAAAGGGACTCCACCGCGCCACCATCGAACTGGTGTGCGCGCCGGCCCAGGCGCAGCGGGCGGAGCGGATATTGCCCCGGCTGACGGAGGAGGAGGAGGGGGTGTTCCGCCGGGGCCGCAATGCCCAGGTGCACAGCATCCCCCAGCACGCCAGCCGCAGCCAGTACGCGGAGGCCACCGCGCTGGAGGCGCTGTTGGGCTACCTCTACCTGCAGGGCAGGCAGGAGCGGATCAACCAGCTATTTCTATGGATGATGGAGGAGTAA
- the ispE gene encoding 4-(cytidine 5'-diphospho)-2-C-methyl-D-erythritol kinase, with protein MRTMTYSAPAKINLSLDILRKRKDGYHDMRMVMQTITLHDTLILHPHCGGGRITLSCGGALVPCGEENLAWRAARLFFEETDTPCDGLEMELQKRIPVSAGMAGGSADAAVVLKALRGLYRPGLPREELERIALKVGSDVPFCVRGGTVLAEGRGEQMTSLARMPRCPVVLCKPEFGISTPELFGRVTLSKLKAHPDTRGLVKAIALGDLRMAAGKLGNVFEEVLPQEYGEVFEIRDRFLGAGALNAGMTGSGPTVFALFDDETRAKGAYEALAKDYPETYLEKIL; from the coding sequence ATGAGAACAATGACATATTCCGCTCCCGCAAAGATTAATCTCTCCCTGGACATCCTCCGCAAGCGGAAGGATGGGTATCACGATATGCGCATGGTGATGCAGACCATCACCCTCCACGATACGCTGATCCTCCATCCCCACTGCGGGGGCGGCCGCATCACCTTATCCTGCGGCGGCGCGCTGGTGCCATGCGGTGAGGAAAACCTGGCCTGGAGGGCAGCACGGCTCTTTTTTGAAGAGACAGACACGCCCTGCGACGGGCTGGAGATGGAACTCCAAAAGCGGATTCCGGTCAGCGCCGGGATGGCCGGCGGCAGCGCCGACGCGGCGGTGGTGCTCAAGGCCCTGCGGGGATTGTACCGGCCCGGCCTGCCCCGGGAGGAACTGGAGCGGATCGCGCTGAAGGTGGGCAGCGACGTGCCCTTTTGCGTGCGGGGCGGCACGGTGCTGGCGGAGGGCCGGGGAGAACAGATGACCAGCCTGGCCCGGATGCCCCGCTGCCCGGTGGTGCTGTGCAAGCCGGAATTTGGCATCTCCACGCCGGAGCTCTTTGGCCGTGTGACGCTCAGCAAGCTGAAAGCCCATCCCGACACCCGGGGATTGGTGAAGGCCATTGCCTTAGGGGACCTGCGGATGGCTGCCGGAAAGCTTGGCAACGTCTTCGAGGAGGTGCTGCCCCAGGAATATGGAGAGGTGTTCGAGATTCGGGACCGGTTCTTGGGCGCCGGCGCGCTGAACGCGGGTATGACCGGTTCGGGCCCCACTGTGTTCGCCCTTTTTGACGACGAGACCCGGGCAAAGGGCGCCTACGAGGCCTTGGCAAAAGACTACCCGGAGACCTACTTGGAAAAAATCCTGTAG
- a CDS encoding DUF3887 domain-containing protein, with product MKKRKLAAVLCLLVLTLSGCGQALPDGMDKREVTEAGEQVAELLGTGESDAVYDLLREDVAQALSSEDVAALVPESAGAWKEIAASEAMGRTDEDSGEEYALVMVICEFEEGRVTISAAFDQEMELIGVQVG from the coding sequence ATGAAAAAGAGAAAACTGGCGGCTGTGCTCTGCCTGTTGGTGCTGACATTGAGCGGCTGCGGGCAGGCCCTTCCGGATGGAATGGATAAAAGGGAAGTGACGGAGGCCGGAGAGCAGGTGGCGGAGCTTTTGGGAACCGGGGAAAGCGACGCGGTCTACGACCTCCTGCGCGAGGATGTGGCGCAGGCGCTGAGTTCGGAGGATGTGGCGGCTCTGGTCCCGGAAAGCGCCGGGGCCTGGAAGGAGATCGCGGCTTCCGAGGCCATGGGGCGCACGGATGAGGACTCCGGCGAGGAGTATGCCCTGGTGATGGTGATCTGCGAGTTTGAAGAGGGCCGGGTGACCATCAGCGCGGCGTTTGACCAGGAGATGGAGCTCATCGGCGTGCAGGTCGGATAA
- a CDS encoding Rqc2 family fibronectin-binding protein — MPLDALCLHAVVEELRPRIVGTRIDKVQQPARDQVILLLRKDRLLLNAGANAPRIHLTAQLRDNPAQPPMFCMLLRKHLTGGKLIALAQPGLERVVELTLEVTTELGEPGIRKLVLEAMGRRSNLVLLDGEGRIIDCMRRVDAEMSPLRQVLPGLYYRLPPAPEDKEPLTEATEESFQKAFGRANPEKTVDGWLLERFFGLSPLTTREISCRCGAERLFELGGDGAGRLWSEIEQLQNAVLENHFTPTAIKRDGKFVDFSYREILQYGTDVEQVWYGSFSELMDDFFADRERQDRVRQRGQDIIRTVTTARDRVARKIALQEKDYAATKDRDQLRICGDLITANLYRMEKGAASFSTENFYDEACGPITIPLDPLLTPQQNAAKYYKRYNKTKTAERYLTEQLTKGREELSYLESVMEEIGRAESEQDFMEIRSELRQAGYLRRQSGERREMKRPASRPREFRSSAGMRILVGRNNRQNDALTMKEADRRDLWFHTQKIHGSHVILCTQGQEPDRQSMMEAAMLAAWFSQASGGQNVPVDYTPVKFVKKPAGAQPGMVVYETYQTVYVTPEETLARKIEVRR; from the coding sequence ATGCCATTGGACGCCCTTTGCCTTCACGCGGTAGTGGAGGAGCTGCGGCCCCGGATTGTGGGGACGCGGATCGACAAGGTGCAGCAGCCTGCAAGGGACCAGGTGATTCTGCTGCTGCGCAAGGACCGGCTCCTGCTGAACGCCGGAGCCAACGCTCCGCGCATCCACTTGACCGCACAGCTGCGGGACAACCCGGCCCAGCCGCCCATGTTCTGCATGCTGCTGCGCAAACACCTGACTGGCGGAAAACTGATCGCCCTGGCCCAGCCCGGCCTGGAGCGGGTGGTGGAGCTGACGCTCGAGGTCACCACCGAGTTGGGTGAGCCGGGCATCCGCAAGCTTGTGCTGGAGGCCATGGGCCGCCGGTCCAATCTGGTCCTCCTGGACGGGGAGGGGCGGATCATCGACTGCATGCGCCGGGTGGACGCGGAGATGTCGCCGCTGCGCCAGGTGCTGCCGGGGCTCTATTACCGGCTGCCGCCGGCTCCCGAGGACAAGGAGCCGCTGACTGAGGCGACGGAGGAATCCTTCCAGAAGGCTTTCGGCCGCGCCAATCCGGAGAAGACGGTGGACGGGTGGCTGTTGGAGCGCTTTTTCGGTCTCTCGCCGCTGACGACCCGGGAGATAAGCTGCCGCTGCGGCGCGGAGCGGCTCTTTGAGCTGGGCGGAGACGGCGCCGGACGGCTGTGGAGTGAGATTGAACAGCTTCAAAATGCGGTACTGGAAAATCACTTTACACCTACTGCGATCAAAAGGGATGGAAAGTTTGTAGACTTCTCCTACCGGGAGATTCTGCAGTATGGCACCGACGTGGAGCAGGTCTGGTACGGCAGCTTTTCGGAGCTGATGGACGACTTCTTTGCAGACCGGGAACGCCAGGACCGGGTGCGCCAGAGGGGACAGGACATCATCCGCACCGTCACCACGGCCCGGGACCGTGTGGCCCGGAAGATCGCACTGCAGGAAAAGGACTACGCGGCCACAAAGGATCGGGACCAGCTGCGCATCTGCGGCGATCTGATTACCGCAAACCTCTATCGGATGGAGAAGGGGGCGGCCTCCTTCTCCACGGAAAACTTTTATGACGAGGCCTGCGGACCCATCACCATCCCACTGGACCCGCTGCTGACGCCTCAGCAGAACGCCGCCAAATACTATAAGCGGTACAACAAGACGAAAACCGCCGAACGGTATCTGACGGAGCAGCTGACAAAGGGCAGGGAAGAGCTGAGCTATCTTGAAAGCGTGATGGAGGAGATCGGCCGGGCGGAGAGTGAGCAGGATTTCATGGAGATCCGCTCCGAACTGCGCCAGGCGGGGTATCTCCGCCGCCAGAGCGGAGAGCGCAGGGAGATGAAGCGCCCGGCCTCCCGGCCCAGGGAGTTTCGCTCCTCCGCGGGAATGCGCATTCTGGTGGGACGGAACAACCGCCAGAACGACGCTCTGACCATGAAGGAGGCGGACCGCCGGGACCTCTGGTTCCACACCCAAAAAATTCACGGCTCCCATGTGATCTTGTGCACCCAGGGCCAGGAGCCGGATCGGCAGAGCATGATGGAGGCCGCCATGTTGGCCGCGTGGTTCTCCCAGGCAAGCGGCGGACAGAATGTTCCGGTGGACTATACGCCGGTGAAGTTTGTGAAAAAGCCTGCCGGAGCCCAGCCGGGCATGGTGGTGTACGAGACGTATCAGACTGTTTATGTGACGCCGGAGGAGACTCTGGCCAGAAAGATAGAGGTCAGACGGTGA
- a CDS encoding DUF1643 domain-containing protein, with protein MHIPQTATENLKLLTFQQALELSGQPQQDYDIAKWLYVPPRYEEYRYLLGTRGERPLICVGINPSTAAPDRLDNTLKSVERVAKFNGYDSFLMFNVYAQRATNPNDMERSCNASLHRENWNAFRYALSCSSAPAVWAAWGAIVEKRGYLCDCLRDLTALGRTCGARWFSAGPILKSGHPHHPLYLKKDSLLRPFDMDAYLARLKEA; from the coding sequence ATGCATATCCCACAGACTGCCACAGAAAACTTAAAGCTTTTGACCTTCCAGCAGGCGCTGGAGCTCTCCGGACAGCCGCAGCAGGACTACGACATCGCCAAGTGGCTCTATGTGCCGCCCCGTTATGAGGAATATCGATACCTGTTGGGCACCAGAGGGGAGCGCCCGCTGATCTGCGTGGGCATCAATCCTTCCACCGCCGCCCCGGACCGCCTGGACAACACCCTCAAATCTGTGGAGCGGGTGGCAAAGTTCAACGGCTACGACAGCTTTCTGATGTTCAACGTCTATGCCCAGCGGGCCACCAATCCCAACGACATGGAGCGCAGCTGCAACGCCTCCTTGCATCGGGAGAACTGGAACGCCTTTCGCTATGCCCTTTCCTGCTCCTCCGCCCCCGCCGTGTGGGCGGCCTGGGGCGCCATTGTGGAAAAACGGGGCTACCTCTGCGACTGTCTGCGGGATTTGACAGCGTTGGGCAGGACCTGCGGCGCCCGCTGGTTCAGCGCGGGCCCCATCCTAAAAAGCGGGCATCCCCACCATCCGCTGTACCTCAAAAAAGACAGCCTACTGCGGCCCTTTGATATGGATGCCTATCTTGCCCGGCTGAAAGAGGCCTGA
- the spoIIR gene encoding stage II sporulation protein R, protein MKKVKILECALAIGLFFTLVWGMFSIQEQQQLADKVVRLHVIANSDEEADQKLKLKVRDQIIDRATEILKASSDRNDAARRLSAALPELRSAAAEEIAKEGYQYDVTASLEETDFPTKEYDGFTLPAGEYLALRVVIGEGQGRNWWCVVFPPLCTASTSDVAQTAMASGLNEEDVGLITEADSGYVLKFKSVELWQSLKGMFS, encoded by the coding sequence ATGAAAAAAGTAAAAATTCTGGAATGCGCTTTGGCCATCGGATTGTTTTTTACGTTGGTTTGGGGAATGTTCTCCATACAGGAACAGCAGCAGCTGGCAGACAAGGTGGTCCGGCTGCACGTGATTGCAAATTCCGATGAGGAAGCGGATCAGAAGCTGAAGCTGAAAGTGCGGGATCAGATCATCGACCGTGCAACGGAAATTTTGAAGGCCTCCTCCGACCGCAATGACGCTGCCCGGCGGCTCAGCGCGGCGCTCCCGGAGCTCCGGAGCGCCGCGGCGGAAGAGATCGCCAAGGAGGGGTACCAGTATGATGTGACCGCCTCTTTGGAGGAGACGGATTTTCCCACCAAGGAGTACGACGGCTTCACCCTGCCGGCCGGGGAATATTTGGCGCTGCGGGTGGTGATCGGGGAGGGCCAGGGCCGCAACTGGTGGTGCGTGGTGTTTCCGCCTCTCTGCACGGCCAGCACCTCCGACGTGGCCCAGACCGCCATGGCGTCCGGACTGAACGAGGAGGACGTGGGCCTCATTACGGAGGCGGACAGCGGCTATGTGCTGAAGTTCAAATCGGTGGAGCTGTGGCAGTCCCTGAAGGGCATGTTCTCCTGA
- a CDS encoding DUF1015 domain-containing protein: protein MKEKFEKLGFYPADILLPKNAEMEKWAVVACDQFTSQPEYWERVEKTVGDAPSTLRLILPEAKLNDPNVDQHIADINAAMADYLKRDVFKTLTDSLIYIERSQSDGKIRHGLIGMVDLDQYDFTPGSGALIRATEGTVLERIPPRVRVRKDAPIELPHVMLLIDDPDKTVIEPLTAAADSMEKVYDFELMESGGHLKGYQLSDAQIDAVAAALTGLASDEAMEKKYGMKGVAPLLFAVGDGNHSLATAKACYEEAKKNTPESQWAELPSRYALVEVVNNHDDALQFEPIHRVVFGVEAEKVIAAFKEAYPNAYEGQGEGHTIAYTYEGHSGSLTVPDPKVQLAVGTLQSFLDQYLKANGGEVDYIHGDEVTDELGSKPGNIGFKLPAMGKDQLFKTVMADGVLPRKTFSMGHAQDKRYYVEARRIK, encoded by the coding sequence ATGAAGGAAAAGTTTGAGAAGCTGGGGTTCTATCCCGCGGATATCCTGCTGCCCAAGAACGCGGAGATGGAGAAGTGGGCCGTGGTGGCCTGCGACCAGTTTACCTCTCAGCCCGAGTATTGGGAGCGTGTGGAGAAGACTGTGGGAGACGCGCCCTCCACGCTGCGCCTGATTCTGCCCGAGGCCAAATTGAACGACCCCAATGTGGACCAGCATATTGCCGACATCAACGCCGCCATGGCCGACTACCTGAAGCGGGACGTATTCAAAACCCTGACCGACTCCCTGATTTACATTGAGCGCTCCCAGTCCGACGGAAAGATCCGCCACGGCCTCATCGGTATGGTGGACCTGGACCAGTACGACTTCACCCCCGGTTCCGGCGCTTTGATCCGCGCCACCGAAGGCACCGTGCTGGAGCGCATCCCGCCCCGCGTCCGGGTCCGCAAGGACGCACCCATTGAGCTGCCTCATGTGATGCTGCTCATCGACGACCCGGATAAGACCGTCATCGAGCCGCTGACCGCCGCCGCGGACAGCATGGAGAAGGTCTATGACTTTGAGCTGATGGAAAGCGGCGGACACCTGAAGGGCTACCAGCTTTCCGACGCCCAGATCGACGCTGTGGCCGCCGCTCTGACCGGCCTTGCCTCTGACGAGGCCATGGAGAAGAAGTACGGCATGAAGGGCGTCGCGCCGCTGCTGTTTGCCGTGGGCGACGGCAACCACTCCTTAGCCACCGCCAAGGCCTGCTATGAAGAGGCCAAGAAGAATACGCCTGAGAGCCAGTGGGCTGAGCTGCCCTCCCGCTACGCGCTGGTGGAAGTGGTCAACAACCACGACGACGCCCTCCAGTTTGAGCCCATCCACCGTGTGGTGTTCGGCGTAGAAGCGGAAAAGGTCATCGCCGCCTTCAAGGAGGCCTATCCCAACGCCTATGAGGGCCAGGGCGAGGGCCATACCATTGCCTACACCTATGAAGGCCACAGCGGCTCTCTCACGGTGCCCGACCCCAAGGTGCAGCTGGCTGTTGGCACGCTCCAGAGCTTTTTGGACCAGTACCTCAAGGCCAACGGCGGCGAGGTGGACTATATCCACGGCGACGAAGTCACCGACGAGCTGGGTTCCAAGCCCGGCAACATCGGCTTTAAGCTCCCCGCCATGGGCAAGGATCAGCTGTTCAAGACCGTGATGGCCGACGGCGTGCTGCCCCGGAAGACCTTCTCCATGGGCCATGCCCAGGATAAGCGCTATTACGTGGAGGCCCGCAGGATCAAGTAA
- a CDS encoding flavodoxin family protein — protein sequence MNCCILMGSPRENGNTQALTAPFAGELERLGIRCSTLWLYDLELKPCLGCRACQRDWTQFGCAQRDDMQRVFDSVLACRLLVLATPVYSWYCTPPVKAVLDRLVYGMNKYYGEEKGPSLWEGKKAALITTCGYPPEKGADLLNEGLRRYCKHSRLSYLGMLVERHMGYDSVFMDREKERHAVEFARRVAAALQ from the coding sequence GTGAATTGCTGCATCCTCATGGGAAGTCCCCGGGAAAACGGGAATACCCAGGCCCTGACAGCTCCCTTTGCCGGGGAGTTGGAACGTCTTGGCATTCGGTGCAGCACCCTTTGGCTCTATGATCTGGAGTTAAAACCCTGCCTTGGCTGCCGGGCCTGTCAGCGGGACTGGACGCAATTTGGCTGCGCCCAGCGGGACGATATGCAGAGGGTATTTGACTCCGTGCTTGCCTGCCGGCTTCTGGTGCTGGCCACGCCGGTTTACTCCTGGTACTGCACGCCGCCTGTGAAGGCCGTGCTGGACCGGCTGGTATACGGCATGAATAAGTACTATGGCGAGGAGAAGGGCCCTTCTCTCTGGGAAGGGAAGAAGGCCGCTTTGATCACCACCTGCGGTTACCCGCCGGAGAAGGGGGCCGATCTGCTCAATGAGGGGCTGCGGCGCTACTGCAAGCACTCAAGGCTCAGCTATCTTGGCATGCTGGTGGAGCGCCACATGGGCTACGACAGTGTTTTCATGGACCGGGAAAAGGAGCGTCACGCCGTGGAGTTCGCGCGCCGCGTGGCCGCCGCGCTCCAATGA
- a CDS encoding DUF378 domain-containing protein, with product MVIDKIALILTIIGALNWGSIGIFGFDIVAFLCGGQMATLSRIIYALVGIAGLWCISLLFREHEETGHAPHTA from the coding sequence ATGGTCATCGATAAGATTGCCCTCATCCTGACGATTATCGGCGCCCTGAACTGGGGCAGCATCGGAATTTTCGGCTTTGATATTGTGGCGTTCCTGTGCGGCGGACAGATGGCGACCCTCAGCCGAATCATCTACGCACTGGTCGGCATCGCCGGACTCTGGTGCATCTCTCTCCTGTTCAGGGAGCACGAGGAAACCGGTCACGCACCTCACACTGCGTAA